TCCCGAAACGGCGATGGCCTACGCCGAAGCCCAGCAGTTGTTGGCGCTCTATCAGCCACGCCTGCTCGACAGCAGCGCCCGTCTCCAGCAGGAAGAAACGGCCGTGGATGCCCATCAGCGGGCGCTGCGGCTGGCAGATCTGGCGGCCGAGGCGGAGCAGCGCAGGCAGTGGTCGCAGGCGGTGCAGCACTGGCAGGGGGCGCTGGCGGCGGCGCAGCAGGTGGCCGCAGGCACGACCGTCCATCCCCAAGTGCAACCGCTGCTGTCATCCTATCGGGCATCCCTGGCGACGGCACAGGAAAAACTGAAAGGGGCGATCGCCGCTCAGGCAGCCGAGCAAGACCTGGAGCGCAACTGTAGCGGTACGCCCCGCATTTGCACCTACGCGCAGCGGGGCAGCGTCATGCAGGTGCGAATTACGCCCAGCTATGATCGGGTGCTGCAAGAGGCGGCCGCCATTACTCAGGTCACACAAGAGACTGATCCGGACTCGGCCATCATGGCCCACTTCAATCCACTGCTGCGGGCGATCGCCACCGTCGGCGAAACCGCCCAAATTCCCATTGAGGTCTACAACGCTGACGGCTCCCTGTTTGGCATCTACGATCCCGCCCTGGATGGATATGTTTCTCGCGAAGTCCGCAACCAGCAGCACAAGCGTCCCTAACCCCCCAACCCCGAATGCACTGGCCCGACATTCTCAACTTTGCCGAAGCCGCTACTCATTCAGTTGGCCAGCAACTGCTCCAGGACTTTGGGCAGGTGCAGGCCGATGAAAAGTCCGACGGCAGCCTGGTGACGCGGGCCGACCGCTGGGCCGATGAAACCCTGCGGGGGGCGATCGCCCAGCGGTTTCCCGACTACGGCATCCTCAGCGAAGAGTTGACCCACGTTTTTCCGGCTCAGGACTGGTGCTGGATCATCGACCCCCTCGACGGCACGACCAACTTTGCGCGGGGCATTCCCATCTGGGGCATTTCCCTGGGGCTGCTCTATCAGGGCACGCCGGTCTTCGGCTATGTGCATCTGCCGCCGATTCAGCAGTCGTTTCATGGCTACTGGCCCGGCGACAGCGGACTGGAGATGCCCACCGGAGCCTTTTGCAATGGACGGGCGATCGCCGCTAGCCCCGACGCGCCTAGCGGCAACCACTTCTTTAACCTGTGCGCCCGCAGCATTGCCATCCTCCAGCAGCAGCCCTTCCCCTGCAAAATCCGAATGCTGGGCGTTGCCACCTACAACCTGCTCACTGTGGCAGCAGGAGCGACGCTGGGCGCAGTCGAAGCCACCCCCAAAATCTGGGACATTGCCGCCGTGTGGCCCATTGTGCAAGCCGCTGGAGCCGTGTGGCAGCCCCTAGAGCCAGGGCCGATTTTTCCGCTGGTGCCGGGGCAAAACTATGGCGATCGCCCCTTCCCCACCCTCGTTGTCAGCCAGCCCGCCCTTCTGGAAGTATTTCTCCCCAGAGTCGCCGTTTTGAGCAAGTAGAGCGCAGAAAGTAAAAAGAAGAGGCTGAGGATCAAGTCTAATCCTCAACCCCTCGCGCTAGCCTTCTTGCGGAACTGTAGTCGCTAGCTACGCGGCATCACGGGCAGGGATGAAACCGACTCGGCCCCCGCATCGCCTTTCACCCGGCGGATCTGGGCCCCCAGCAGCTTCAGCTTACCTTCCAGATCATCGTAGCCTCGATCCAGATGGTGCAAGCCTTGAATAATCGTGGTGCCGCGTGCCGCCAGCCCCGCCAGCACCAGCGCCGCCGATGCCCGCAGATCCGTCGCCACCACGGGCGCACCCGTGAGGAACGGCACCCCGCGAATCACAGCGTGATTGCCCTTGGTGCGAATATCTGCGCCCATGCGGTTTAGCTCGGCCACATGGCCCATGCGGTTTTCAAACACGGTTTCGGTGATGATGCTATCGCCCTCGCTGAGGGTCAGCAGCGCCATAAACTGCGCCTGCATATCCGTCGGAAAGCCAGGATAGGGCAGCGTTTCAATATCCGTCCCCAACCGCGATGTACCGGGCACAATGCGAAGACGGCTAGGCGTTTCTTGAACCACCTCCGAGCCGATCGCCCTCAGTTTGGCAATCACTGCTGTCAAATGATCCGGCACGACCGGAGCCAGCGACAGTTCAGATTGGGTAATCGCGCCTGCCACCAGAAACGTGCCCACTTCCACCCGGTCGGGAATCACCGCGTAATCAACCGAGTGCAGACTGGGCACGCCCGAAATCACGATCGTATTTGTGCCCGCACCGCGAATCCGTGCGCCCATCGCCCGACAGAAATTGGCCAAATCCACCACTTCTGGCTCCTGGGCGGCGTTTTCCAGAATCGTTTCGCCATCGGCCAGGGTCGCTGCCATCATCAGCGTTTCCGTTGCGCCGACGCTGGGATAGTCGAGGTAAATCCGCGCGCCTTTGAGCCGTCGATTCACCCCCGGAATGCAG
The Thermoleptolyngbya sichuanensis A183 DNA segment above includes these coding regions:
- a CDS encoding inositol monophosphatase family protein, which translates into the protein MHWPDILNFAEAATHSVGQQLLQDFGQVQADEKSDGSLVTRADRWADETLRGAIAQRFPDYGILSEELTHVFPAQDWCWIIDPLDGTTNFARGIPIWGISLGLLYQGTPVFGYVHLPPIQQSFHGYWPGDSGLEMPTGAFCNGRAIAASPDAPSGNHFFNLCARSIAILQQQPFPCKIRMLGVATYNLLTVAAGATLGAVEATPKIWDIAAVWPIVQAAGAVWQPLEPGPIFPLVPGQNYGDRPFPTLVVSQPALLEVFLPRVAVLSK
- the murA gene encoding UDP-N-acetylglucosamine 1-carboxyvinyltransferase, whose amino-acid sequence is MTHSSPEDRSPVLEIIGGHRLSGEVRISGAKNSALVLMAGSLLCSQDCRIRNVPSLADVARMGEVLSALGVKITRKDDALEIDARHLSQSKAPYELVSQLRASFFIIGPLLARLGIARIPLPGGCAIGARPVDLHVRGLQAMGADVQIEHGTVHACIPGVNRRLKGARIYLDYPSVGATETLMMAATLADGETILENAAQEPEVVDLANFCRAMGARIRGAGTNTIVISGVPSLHSVDYAVIPDRVEVGTFLVAGAITQSELSLAPVVPDHLTAVIAKLRAIGSEVVQETPSRLRIVPGTSRLGTDIETLPYPGFPTDMQAQFMALLTLSEGDSIITETVFENRMGHVAELNRMGADIRTKGNHAVIRGVPFLTGAPVVATDLRASAALVLAGLAARGTTIIQGLHHLDRGYDDLEGKLKLLGAQIRRVKGDAGAESVSSLPVMPRS